Proteins co-encoded in one Arachis hypogaea cultivar Tifrunner chromosome 11, arahy.Tifrunner.gnm2.J5K5, whole genome shotgun sequence genomic window:
- the LOC112720308 gene encoding histone deacetylase 19, translating into MDAGGGNSLPSAPDGVKRKVCYFYDPEVGNYYYGQGHPMKPHRIRMTHALLAHYGLLQHMQVLKPFPARDRDLCRFHADDYVAFLRSITPETQQDHLRQLKRFNVGEDCPVFDGLYSFCQTYAGGSVGGAVKLNHDQCDIAVNWAGGLHHAKKCEASGFCYVNDIVLAILELLKQHERVLYVDIDIHHGDGVEEAFYTTDRVMTVSFHKFGDYFPGTGDLRDIGYAKGKYYSLNVPLDDGIDDESYHFLFKPIIGKVMEVFKPGAVVLQCGADSLSGDRLGCFNLSIRGHAECVKYMRSFNVPLLLLGGGGYTIRNVARCWCYETGVALGMEVEDKMPQHEYYEYFGPDYTLHVAPSNMENKNSRHLLEEIRSRLLENLSKLQHAPSVQFQEKPPDFDVGEADEDQDNGDERWDPDSDMDIDDREILPGKVKRETVEPPHNDQAFQEDQRRTAEHLRSSDNAAEEAAACLKPLDISSQPVDEDNVKVEQDHAVNDLVREMTDLKG; encoded by the exons ATGGATGCTGGCGGCGGCAACTCGTTGCCATCTGCGCCGGACGGGGTGAAGCGAAAAGTGTGTTATTTCTATGATCCAGAGGTTGGGAATTACTATTATGGCCAAGGTCACCCTATGAAGCCGCATCGAATTCGGATGACACATGCTCTTCTTGCCCACTATGGACTGCTTCAGCATATGCAGGTCCTCAAGCCGTTCCCTGCTAGGGACAGGGACCTTTGCCGCTTCCATGCCGACGATTATGTTGCATTCCTTCGAAGCATAACCCCTGAAACGCAGCAGGACCATCTGAGGCAACTCAAGCGCTTTAACGTCGGCGAAGATTGCCCCGTCTTTGATGGACTGTACTCGTTTTGTCAAACATATGCTGGAGGTTCGGTTGGTGGTGCTGTCAAGCTGAACCATGACCAATGTGATATAGCTGTCAATTGGGCCGGTGGCCTGCATCATGCCAAGAAATGCGAGGCTTCTGGGTTTTGCTATGTGAATGATATTGTCCTCGCAATCTTGGAACTTCTTAAACAACATGAG cgAGTTCTATATGTGGACATTGATATCCACCATGGAGATGGTGTGGAGGAAGCTTTCTACACTACTGATAGAGTCATGACTGTTTCCTTCCATAAATTTGGTGATTATTTCCCTGGCACGGGGGACTTACGTGATATTGGATACGCAAAGGGAAAATACTACTCTCTTAATGTTCCTCTTGATGATGGCATTGATGATGAGAGTTATCATTTCTTGTTCAAACCTATAATTGGTAAAGTGATGGAAGTTTTTAAGCCTGGTGCAGTAGTTCTCCAATGTGGTGCGGATTCTTTATCTGGAGATAGATTGGGATGTTTCAATCTTTCAATTAGGGGCCATGCGGAGTGTGTTAAATACATGAGATCATTCAATGTTCCCCTCTTACTACTAGGTGGTGGTGGCTACACCATTCGGAATGTTGCTCGTTGCTGGTGCTATGAG ACAGGAGTTGCTCTTGGAATGGAGGTAGAAGACAAAATGCCACAGCATGAGTACTATGAATATTTTGGTCCAGATTATACCCTTCATGTTGCCCCAAGTAATATGGAAAACAAGAATTCCCGTCATTTATTGGAAGAAATTCGATCTAGGCTACTTGAAAATCTTTCCAAGCTGCAGCATGCTCCCAGTGTCCAGTTTCAGGAAAAGCCTCCTGATTTTGATGTTGGAGAG GCAGATGAAGATCAAGATAATGGCGATGAGAGATGGGATCCTGATTCTGACATGGACATTGATGATCG AGAGATTCTTCCGGGCAAAGTGAAAAGAGAAACAGTTGAACCTCCACACAATGATCAG GCATTCCAAGAGGATCAGAGAAGAACTGCAGAGCATTTAAGAAGCTCGGATAATGCAGCAGAGGAAGCAGCAGCTTGCTTGAAG CCTTTGGATATCAGTTCCCAGCCAGTTGATGAAGATAATGTGAAAGTTGAACAGGATCATGCTGTGAATGATTTGGTGAGAGAGATGACGGATCTGAAGGGTTAA